The following are from one region of the Dreissena polymorpha isolate Duluth1 chromosome 2, UMN_Dpol_1.0, whole genome shotgun sequence genome:
- the LOC127865584 gene encoding aminopeptidase N-like — protein sequence MPENNYELEDVTVKYKSDINSLNDSAPRDRGMYISTAKAFILAFLAIAIAVGVGIIVHFAGPGSTFECKCTYPTTDSGSSSAAMQQCKDWAAAGNAVICSACNATSYTPYPSNVSTSNPVPTGPPKTTPATPKPTVKDVRIPLHMMPIKYTVELQVFMYAPLEPAAFYFNGSVIISFECKNATDKIYLHSNKLNYTGPFRVTTENGIEDLYRNHTFDMDRQFLIVHLTQKCALNNKYILEIPHFRGPLVSDLAGLYLSSYKRGNQTIHIATSQMQPTDARKTFPCMDEPAIKAQFEVTLVRKSHMVSISNMPNISMEARGDNWFADKFKVTPKMSTYLLAFIICDFHYTKAMTENNVTYRAYARPDAIDQTPYSLETGVKILTFFEKYFNVTYPLPKQDMIAIPDFAAGAMENWGLITYRETAMLYQPGVSSAGNKQRVAIVVSHELAHQWFGNLVTPSWWDDLWLNEGFASYVEYMGVDHVHPDWKMFEQFVVEDLQDVFNFDGLISSHPVYVPVAHPDEINEIFDKISYAKGATIIRMMRFFLGDTNFQKGLTDYLRSLEYEAAFHDDLWYALGNRSAFHVKEVMDTWTLQMNYPTVMVSHNQQGRLSLKQSRYLQDPNAADPGKYVSPFGYKWEIPFTYTTSSQRRFDVTSKDITWLHKTGNDMVVMDNAIPAPGVGWVLGNPMQYGYYRVNYDRTNWDMLIQQLVTNHTVIHAINRAQIINDAWSLAQSGDLAMEVALQTTNYLDKEREYVPWAAASSQLSFVNSMLARHPLYGSFKNFMRSKTGDAFKELTMNNTGSTHLESFLRSTISDLACVYGNTRCIDEAKRLFRQWRDNPDNNPVDPGIKSTVYCTAVAEGTLDDWEFALARYRVENLAADKMRLLSALACSKDSWVLSRYLLMAIDKSSQADIRKQDAVNVIIFISRNVIGRSLAWDLFRDKWDFFLKDFGGGSFGFTNLISGLTSSFNTEFDLSQLKAFKESKNDLGSGARAFDQALEKTRSNIKWMTAHVPVIQKWLESQNT from the exons GTAGCGCATGTAATGCCACAAGTTATACGCCGTATCCCAGCAACGTCTCTACCTCAAACCCCGTCCCCACGGGACCGCCGAAGACGACACCAGCCACACCAAAACCTACTGTGAAGGATGTACGGATACCCCTGCACATGATGCCTATCAAGTATACTGTGGAGCTACAG GTGTTCATGTACGCGCCCCTGGAGCCAGCAGCGTTCTATTTCAACGGAAGTGTCATCATTAGCTTTGAATGCAAGAATGCTACAGACAAGATTTACCTGCACTCAAACAAGCTCAACTACACAG GGCCATTTAGGGTAACAACTGAAAATGGCATTGAGGATTTGTACCGAAATCACACATTCGACATGGATCGCCAGTTCCTGATCGTGCATCTTACCCAGAAATGTGCGCTCAACAACAAATACATTCTGGAGATCCCGCACTTCCGAGGACCGTTGGTCTCCGACCTGGCCGGTCTGTACCTCAGCTCGTACAAACGCGGCAACCAAACCAT CCACATCGCCACGTCACAAATGCAGCCGACAGACGCCCGCAAGACGTTCCCATGCATGGATGAGCCTGCAATAAAGGCGCAGTTTGAAGTGACCTTGGTCCGCAAGAGTCACATGGTATCGATCTCAAATATGCCGAACATCTCCATGGAAGCAAG GGGTGACAACTGGTTCGCGGACAAGTTCAAAGTGACGCCCAAGATGTCTACCTATCTACTCGCCTTTATTATCTGtgactttcactacacaaaggcCATGACCGAGAATAACGTAACG TACCGCGCATATGCACGCCCAGATGCAATCGATCAGACCCCATACTCGCTGGAGACTGGTGTGAAAATCCTGACGTTCTTCGAGAAGTACTTCAACGTTACATACCCACTCCCTAAACAAG ATATGATTGCCATCCCCGACTTCGCTGCGGGTGCCATGGAGAACTGGGGTCTGATCACGTACAGGGAGACCGCAATGCTGTACCAGCCCGGGGTGTCCTCGGCGGGCAACAAGCAGCGCGTGGCGATCGTGGTCTCACATGAGTTGGCGCACCAG TGGTTCGGTAACCTGGTGACGCCCTCCTGGTGGGACGACCTGTGGCTCAACGAGGGTTTCGCCAGCTACGTGGAGTACATGGGCGTGGATCACGTGCACCCTGACTGGAAGATG TTCGAACAGTTTGTGGTAGAGGACCTGCAAGACGTGTTCAACTTTGACGGCCTCATCTCATCTCACCCTGTCTACGTACCAGTGGCTCACCCTGACGAGATCAACGAGATCTTTGACAAGATCTCATATGCCAAG GGCGCCACCATAATACGGATGATGCGCTTCTTCCTAGGGGATACTAACTTCCAAAAGGGTCTCACG GATTACCTTCGCTCTCTGGAATACGAAGCAGCCTTTCACGATGACCTGTGGTACGCGCTCGGGAAC CGCTCTGCCTTCCACGTGAAAGAGGTAATGGACACATGGACGCTGCAGATGAACTATCCCACCGTCATGGTGTCTCACAACCAGCAGGGGCGTCTAAGCCTAAAACAGAGCAGATACCTGCAGGATCCCAATGCAGCGGACCCGGGCAAATACGTCTCGCCTTTCGG GTACAAATGGGAGATCCCATTTACGTATACCACGAGCTCTCAACGAAGATTTGACGTGACGTCTAAAGACATCACATGGCTGCACAAAACAGGAAATGACA TGGTTGTGATGGACAACGCTATCCCCGCTCCAGGTGTAGGATGGGTGCTAGGCAATCCGATGCAATACGGATACTACCGAGTGAATTACGACAGGACGAACTGGGACATGCTTATACAGCAGCTCGTTACTAACCACACA GTTATTCACGCGATCAACCGCGCGCAGATCATCAACGACGCGTGGAGCTTGGCGCAATCCGGGGACCTGGCGATGGAGGTGGCACTGCAGACGACCAACTACCTGGACAAGGAGCGCGAGTACGTGCCATGGGCGGCCGCCTCTTCGCAGCTGTCCTTTGTCAACTCCATGCTTGCCAGACACCCACTTTACGGTTCCTTTAAA AATTTTATGCGGAGCAAGACTGGGGACGCATTCAAAGAGCTGACGATGAATAACACTGGCTCTACTCACCTAGAATC ATTCTTACGGTCCACCATTTCTGACCTCGCATGCGTGTATGGCAACACGCGTTGTATTGACGAGGCAAAGAGGCTGTTCAGGCAATGGAGGGATAACCCTGATAATAACCC GGTGGACCCAGGTATCAAGAGCACGGTGTACTGTACGGCGGTGGCGGAGGGGACGCTAGACGACTGGGAGTTTGCGCTTGCGCGATACCGCGTTGAGAATCTTGCCGCCGATAAAATGCGTCTTCTGTCTGCCCTTGCCTGCTCCAAGGATTCTTGGGTACTTAGTAG ATACCTGCTGATGGCGATAGACAAGAGCAGCCAGGCCGACATCCGGAAACAAGACGCAGTCAACGTGATCATCTTCATTTCCCGGAATGTTATCGGCAG GTCGCTGGCGTGGGACCTGTTTAGGGATAAATGGGACTTCTTCCTAAAAGA TTTCGGCGGAGGCTCGTTCGGCTTCACCAATCTGATCAGCGGACTCACTTCTTCCTTTAACACCGAGTTTGACCTGAGTCAG TTGAAAGCGTTTAAAGAGAGCAAGAATGATCTCGGGTCCGGAGCACGTGCTTTCGACCAAGCGCTCGAGAAGACACGGAGCAACATCAAGTGGATGACAGCACACGTCCCAGTCATACAAAAATGGTTGGAGAGCCAAAACACATAG